CGACGAGTATCACGTCGTCGTCCGCGATGGTTACCGGCGTTCGAACCCGACCAGCACCGGGAAGTTCGATCACGAGCTGGTCGACGATTGTGACGCTGTCAGAACCCGTGACAGTCGCGTGTAGCGCGTCACCGTTCGATTCGATATCGATAGCCGGCGGCGACGGGAGCGTACACGTCGGCGCGTGTTCCCGAGATCGGTCGCCGACCGAGACCTCGATCCCGGCAGTTACGCGTCGTTCGGGTTCGTACGGCCGCGTAACCGTCGTCGTCCACTGTTCGCCGGCTCGCAGATCGGTTCCCGAACCGGTCTCGAGAACCCGTACCGAGTCGAGCGCCCCGTCACCGACGTTGTCGACGGTAAGCGTCAGTTCGGCGACTCCATCCTCGATCACCGTCGGCTCGAGTCCGATCGCAACGCTCGGAATCTCGGTCGCGGTATCCTCGACCGAGATCGATTCCTGCTGGACCACCGAGCCCTCGATAGCAACGTCGACCTCGGCTCGTCCAGTCGACTGGACTGACGTGACTGGAAACGCGACCGACGTCGTTTCGCCCGGGCCGACGGAGACCGGACGCTCGTTCGGTGACAACGTACACGCCGAGACATCGACGTCGAGAGTGAGCGCTCGCTCGCGATCCGACGGATTCGTAACCTCGATATCGATCGTTTCACCGACCTCGACGAAATCAGTCGTGACCGCAATTTGGACCTGTTCTCGACGGAGAGCGTACGTCGAGACCGTTCCGTCGCGAATCGTACAGGCAACCGATCCATCGGTTGCCGCGTAAACGTCGCCACTCGAGAGATCGGTGACGGGGTCCGTCGATCCATCAGAACTGATCGCTTGAATCCCGGTAGCCGTATCCGCCAGCACCGATGTCTGACCGGCCGGCGACACGTGGGTCGTCTCGAGATCGGTGTCCCACCGTGAGTCCCCACTCGGTACGTCGAGTCCGACCAGACGATCGTTCTGGAGGGCTGCGACGACGACATCCTCACAGTATCCGACGCTTCTGATAACGGCCGCGAGGTCTCGGTCGAATTCGATTTCGCCACCGCTCGAGACCGCGGTGAGAAACGACCAGGTGGCGATCAGAAAGCCGGACGGCACGGCGACGAGCGTATCGTCGGGACCGCCAGGGCGCGTCCGCTCCACGTCGAACCGGTCCTGACCGGTCGGAACGTCGATAGCGCGGAATCGATCCGGTCCGAGGATGCCACAGCAGTCGCCGTCGACGGTTGCAGCGATCGCGTGCGCATCCTCGATCGGCCGCTGCCAGATTTGGTTTCCATCGCGCGAGTATGCAGTCAGGTCGCCCTGCGAGAGGACGAGTATTCGGTCGGCAACGGCGACGTCGACGATACGGTCACCGTGGCTGATCCCGTCCAGTTGTGTCTCTGTCACGATCTCGAGGTGGTCGTCGATTCCGATCGCGATAACCGACTCACCGATACCGACGGCCTCGACGCGACCGCTCTCGAACGACGTGATCGATTGATAACTACTGGCCATCTGGGTCACCACCGTGAGCGCTATCACCGTCACTGCGGCGACCAGTTACAGGCTCCTCTTGGCCCGCGTGACGGCTAGTCGGCTCCGATCCATTTCCGGATGAATCCTCCGGCCCATAACTGGCTGGACCGTCGTCGCCAGCCGCTGTCGAATCGCCGCCGAACAGTTGTTCGAGTGACGACGGGCCGTTGCCGAGTTGCATTCCCAGTCGGTCGGCCTGTTCCTCGACGTATCGACGGAGTTCGGGGTAGCCTTCGAGGTCGTCGATCTTCGTTCGAACACTCGCGACGTACTGGCGGATCGTCTTGGGTTCAGTCCCCTCGAGTCGCTCGAGGAAGTAGTCGGTATCGGGGTCGATCGGCTCCCGGTCGGAGAGATACACGCTCTCGACGAACTCCCGCTGCAGTTCGCTGCCGAGAACGCGGTCGGCGATCTCCGCCGGTGTGTATCCCTCCGAGGCCGAACCGAGTCGATCGTATCCGATGTCGTCCGTGCCGGTCATCGACGAGAGATGCTTGCGCCAGACCTCGGCCATCACCTCTTTGTCGGGTTGGGGGATGAACTGCTGGATCGGAAATCGTCGAGTGGCTGCCGGATCGATGGTGAACGGCATGTTCGTCGCCCCGATCACGAGCAGGTTGTCTTCGATCTCGTTCATCTCCTGTAAGAAGGCGTTGGTCAGCGAGCGCTCGTGCCGTTGCAGCGAGTCGTCCCCGCGATCGGGAATTAAGGTATCGACCTCGTCGAAAAAGAGGACGGCGAACCCCTCCTGGGCGATCCCGTGAGCTTTCTCGAAGATCGCTTCGACGCGTTTCTCGGATTCGCCGGAGTACTTCGAGAGGACGTCGCTTCCTTTGATCTCTAGGAATTTAACTTCGCCGTAGCTGTCCTCGATGTTCGAGTTGTACTTCGCCTCGTAGGCGATCGCCTCCGAGATCAGTGTCTTTCCACACCCCGGCGGCCCGTAGAGTAACATGCTGTTCCCCCGGGAGGCGAACTCGTCGCCGTAGCGGTCGACGACCTCGTCCCGGACGTCGGGATCGAACAGCGCCAGCAGATTCTCTGCGGTTCGCTTGACTGTCGGGAGCCCCGCCACGTCCTCTTCGAAGCTGACGGTCGGTTTCTTCGGCTCGAGAGAAACCTGGACCGCTTCGTCATCGCTGGCCCCCTCTTCACCGCGGCCCGCGGGACCGCCGCGGCTCGCTGCGTTTCTGGTAGCCCGCAGTTCTCGGAGTTCGCCGGCATCGATGAACTCGAGGTCAGTATTAGGGGTTACCCGCAACGTGTTGTAATCCGACGGCTCCAGCGAAGCGACCTCGAACGTCGTTAAGCTGTCACCTTTTGGCACGACTTCCTCCATCGGGTGAAGCAGATAGTTGTTCTCGCGAAGGAACGGTTCGAGTTCGTCCGGAGCGAGTTCGCTCGTATGGATCTTCGCCGAGGAGCACTCGACGACGTCACGTTTGGCCGCGTCGGGATCGACGAGAAAGTCCTTACCACGATCGATCCCCCCGAACACGGTCTTTACATTCCGGTGCATCCGGACCTTGTTTCCGATTCCGTCGACGATCGTATCGTCGATCGGTTCGACGTAGAAAAACGCCCGGCGGTCGTTGTGACGGATCTCGACCATGTCGGTGTTCGGTCCGACTTTTTTGGCTCCGATTTTGATGCGGGACGTCGGCTGATCTCGTTTCAGTATTGGCGTCAGATTAAGCATTGTGATCGCTCCCTAACTGTGTCGTGGCCCGTTCGATCGTGGATAACAGTTCAGCCTGGCGCTGGTCGGTCCGCCTGTGAACGTATCTGGAATCTGCGACGGCACGACGAATAACGAATACCAACGTCTCGAGCATCTCGACGACCGTACCACAGTCGGCCCGCAGTGCCCGATCGCTTTCGGCGACTCGAACGCGGCGTTCGACCCGCCTGAAATCCTCGAGGATTTCGTCGAGGTGCTCGAGAAGCGTCTCGATGACCGGATGCCAGTTATCCGCGTACGGTGCGATCGACGAGAGCGGAACGATCACCCACGAGTCGACGGTCTCGAGTCGGTCGTCGGTCGTAACCCGATCGACAGTCTCCGAATCGAACAGTTCGATCGGCGCCGACCCTCGCTCGTAGCTTGTTTCGAGCACCCGACGAACGAGGTCGTCCCGTCGCGAGTGAGTATCGGTCGCTCCCCCGCCCTGAAAACCGCCATCAGGACGGTACTCGAGCGATTTTCGTTCGGTGTCCGTCCCGCCACTACGACTCGGATCGCCCTCGGTCCGCGGCGGGAACGGTGCCCCGGCGCGCAACAGTTCAGCGAGGTCGAGAAGTACGTCTATCGTCTCGTCGATCCGCCGAGAGGGGTCGGTATCCGAGAACGTTCGCACGGCGAGAAGTCGGTCCCCCTGTTCGTCGACCCGGCGAACCCCCTGTAGCAACGAGTCTGCGCGCATCCTACGACATCTCGAGTTCGGTCGGTTCGGTTTCCGCGTCCTCCTGTACGGCGTCGCCGGCGGTCTGTTGGGCTACCTCGCCGACACCGTCGATTCCGCCGAGCACGTCGTCGACCAAACTATCGACCTCGTGGTCTGGCGTTTCCGAAATCGCCTCCTCGATGCCGCCGACACCCGCGAGTTGAGTCGTCAGTTCGCCCATGTTGTCGACGATGTTCATCGCCTCATCCGGAAACGTCTGCTTTTTGAGCGCCTGGGTGCGGACCTGCTCGCGCTTGTTCGCAAGCGTGGTTTTGGCGGATTTGAGCATCTCGATGTTGTCGGCGAGTCTGTCGGCTCCGCTTTCGACTTTCTTGGCCAAGTTCTCCTGATCGGCCTCCTTCATCTTCTGGTGATAGATTAGCTTTCGTTTGAGTTGCTGGAACCGCTCCTGTTCGTCTTGCGAAAGCGTCGACGGATCGCTCGGAACGCCGGCACCGTCGCCGAGGCTTTTGAGTTCCTGGGCCGTTTCCTCCAGGTGTTCGTCGATCTGTCCCGACTCCTGATCGATATCAGCCATTCGGTTTTCGAGTTTTTCTTTGGCACCGTTGACTCGATCGATCGTCTCGGTGATCTTTTCGACGCAGGCGTCGATCGCCGCCGCCCAGTTGAGGACCATTCGACCGTTTATTTCATCGGGGTTCTCGCTCGGGTTGCGCAGCATCACGACCTCGCCGTGTTGGAGGTCTAGAATGTCTTCGTCAGCGAAAAACTCGATGAGCGCCTCGGCCTGTTGTTGGCTGGTAACGATGTCGCCGTCCTCGTCGCTAGCCGACGCGAGCGTCTCGATCGCCTGTCGTCTGTCGATCCGACCGTTCCCCTCCTTGAGTTCCATCGATCCCAGAAGATCGGACTTGATAATGGCTCGAATAGCCCGTTCCCACTCGCCTTCGACATCGTCGCCGTCGATCCAGCGTGCGTCCAGTCGAACCGACTCGTTCGTCTGGTTAACCGGATCCGCGATTACGTATTCCTGCCCGTCACTTTCGATGCGTTCGAACTTGTATTTTTGAGACATTTTCGAGTCGTTGAATCGTTTGATATCAGTTCCGCGTTAGTTACTCCGCCATACCGCCGAACTCCTCCTCGTTGACGAGCGATCGATACCGCTCCCGAACCGCGTCGCGGACGTACTCGTTGACCGCCGTCGAGTTACTGACCTGTAACTCCGCGAAGTGGTCGTCGGCCAGTTCGACCCACTCTGGAAGCGTTCCGGGCAGTTGATCCTCCTCGGCTTTCAGATTGGTACGGACTCGCCTGGCGTGATCCTCGACGATATCTTCGAATGGACCGGTCGCTTCGACCATCTCTCGTCCCTCCTCGAGACCGAGCTCGTCGAGTAACGTGTTTCGAGTCCCCTCGAGGATTTCCCGGCGAACGCTTCGAGCCTGCGAAAGGACATCGAACTGGCTGTCTATCTCGTTTTTGACGATCTGTTCGAACTCGTCGATTCGGAGCACGTAACTCGACTCTTCGAACTCAGTTTCGATGGCGTCAGCGATCTCTTCGCCGAGATACCGAGCGTACTCGTCGATCGCTTCCTCGACCAGATACTCGCCGTCGAGATCGACGATGTACCCCTCTCGGTCGAGATATCGAATCACGTCGGAGGTCGCATCCACATCGATGACGCTCTCGAGATCGTTGTGGGCGATTTTTCCGTTCGAAGCTTCCCGCTCGAGTCGAGAATCCAGGCCGACGTCGTCGGCGTGCTCTTTGAGCTGCGGGCCGATAGTGTAGTAATCGCGCTTGCCCGCGGTGATCCGCCGAACGTAGTTTCTCTCGGCGAGTTCGTCGGCGAAAAACTCCATGTCATCGATAGCGAGCGAAAACCGCGAGCGGAGCGTCTCGCCGGTGACGACGAGGCGCTGTCCGAACAGATTGGTTAGCTCGCGGGTAATGTTCATGTTCCCCTTGACACCGAACGGATCGACGTAGAAGATGCCGTCGCGCAACTGTTCTAGATCGACGAACTCGTCCGCGGACATCTCGACTAGCGCTTTGCGCATATCGCTCGAGGACAGTGAGCGCGCGTTGACGAGACCGACATCGGCGTTCTCGTACGCGGATTTGATCTCCCCTTTCTGATCGGAGACGTACACAAATCCGTAGTTGTTCTGTGCGATGTCCCGACACACGTCCTCCAGGACATCGGTGTCGACCGGCAAGAGTGTCATTGCATCGTGATTTATATGCTCTCATACTAAACCTTGCGACCGAATAGATTCATTTCCCACCACTGAGCGGCTATTTCAACCAATTTCCGGAATATCACTTCGTGTAGAACGCCGGGGGAGCAAGACCGCGATTCGTGCCAACTATCGTCGACAATCGATTCGGTTCGACGCATAGTCAGTCGAGAATGGCAGCTATCCTATCAGTGATCGATACGGAGACTGCGGTGATTTCCCCTCCGCGGTTTCACGCGACCCGCTCGAGCACTGCCTCCCGAACCCCGGCGGCCGAATCGACGACCTCGTCCGCCGGCGAGTAATCGATATCTCCGTGGGCGTCGATCCGGTAGGCGACGACGACCGTCCCCGCTCGAGCCGCCGCCTCGATACCGTTTTCTGAATCCTCGACGACGACACAGTCCTCGGCCGGGACGCCGACCTCGTCGGCCGCGTGCTCGAAGACGTCGGGTTCCGGCTTGCTCGCCGCATCGATGTCGTCGGCGCTGATCACGCGGTCGAACTCGCCCTCGAGGTCGAAGCGCTTGAGGACCATGCCGATCCAGTCGTGCGGCGAGGAGGAGACGACTGCGGTCGGGATATTCTCCTCGTTCAATTGCTCGAGTAACTCGTGCGTCCCGTCCAGGAGGTCGACACGCTCGGTGTAGATCTCCTCGGCGGCCTCGTTGAAGCGCTCGATCCACTCCTCGCGAGTGATGGCGGTTCCGTACTCGTCCTCGAGGTATTCGTAGATATCGCGGAAGTTCATCCCGCTGGTTTCGGCGAGATCGACATCGTCGTCGGGAACGGCGTCGGGGAAGAGGTCTTCACGCTCGAACTCGACCCAGTAGTCCTCGCTGTCGACGAGGACGCCATCCATATCGAACAAGACTGCGCTCATGTGGGCTGGCTACCCGGTCGTCACGGATAGCCGTTTGGCAAGCAGTCGGTTTCGAGCTGAAACCGCCCCAACTACCCGCTCGAGAGACCGGTACGATTATGCCCCGCGTATTTGATGACTGGTAGTAACTCGCACATATTCGTGTCGGGAACGGTGGCGATAGACGCTCCGTCGTGGCCGAGCCGAAACGACGTCTCGTTGGGCGAGAGCGGCTACCGGGAGAACGCATGATTCAGGGTTTCGAACCGTACCTCTGGCTGAACGTCGTCGGCGTCGTACTGTTCAGTGCGATCGCGGTCGTGGCGTGGCGTCACCGCGAGCAGCCTGCAGGGCTCCCTCTCGTCGTGTTCAGTCTCGCCAGCGCGGGCTGGGCGATCGTTCCCGACCTCGCGTTCGTCGCGCTCGGCATCAGCTGGGTCTACTGGGGAACGATCCTCGGCTACGTCTTCATCGACCTGCTCGTCGTCGCCTGGCTTTACATCGCCGTCGAGTACTCGAGTCGCGAGCTGGCGTGGCTGCCGTCGATGCTTCCAGTGCTAGTGGCGGTCCCTCTCATCGATCAGTTCGCTCAGTGGACGAATCCGTATCACGGACTGTTCTACGCGACGCTCGAGGTCGTCGAACCGGGACCGCTGTTCCACGTCCACGCACTACTGGCGACCCTCGCAATCGTCGCGGGACTCGCGCTCGTCCTCGACGAGTACCGGCGTTCCCGGGGCATCTACCGTCGGCAAGCCCTCGCGATGGCCTGGGCGATGGCCCTGTTCGTCCTCACGACGGTCGCCTACATCACCGACCTCGCTCCCGGCGGCTCGAGCGTGTTCTCGATCACCGGACCGGTCGTCGGCGGCGTCTTCCTGTGGGCGCTCTTCTACGCCGACTTCCTGGAGGTCGCACCCGTCGCTCGCCAGACGCTCGTCGACAGCATGAGCGACGGCGTGGTCGCACTCGATACACAGGGTCGCATTATCGAACTCAATCGGGCCGCACAGGACATCCTCGAGGTCGAATCCGCCGTCGTCGGCCGTCCGGGTGATACCGTCTTCGACACCTTCCCGGTACTCCGAGATCACGTCGGTGCGGGGGTCGAAACGACGACGGAGTGTACCGTCGAGCGGATCGGCGAGACGAGACACTACGACCTGCGAATCTCACCCGTCTACACCGACCCGAGAACGCTATCCACCCGACTGATGGGCCGCCCCGAGGAGTACGTCGGCGACGTCGTCGCCATCCGCGACGTAACCGACGGTCGGCGCAAGGAACTGGCGCTCGAGCGAACGAACCGACAGCTCGATCAGTTCACTCGGTTCGTCAGCCACGACCTTCGAAGTCCGCTTGGCATCGCCTCGAGCTACCTCGAGTTCGCCCAGGAGACGGGCGACGACGAGGACTTCGAGGCGGTGCGCGACCGACTCGAGCGGATGGACACGATCCTCGACGATCTCCTGGGGCTCGCCAGGCTCCACGGAAAGAGCGTCGAGCGCGAACCGTGTCAGCTGACGGCGGTCGCACGCTCCGCCTGGAATCACGTCGACACCACCGGGGCATCGCTCACGCTCGCAGACGATCTGACGCTTTCCGCCGACGACGCCTACCTGCACAACGTGTTCGAGAACCTCTTCCGGAACGCTGTCGAACACGGTTCGACAAGCCCTGCTTCGCAAGCTCAGCAGGACGCCGTGGAGCACAGCTCCACGAGCCCACGGTCGCAAACTCCCGGGGACGCCGTGGAGCACAGCTCCACGAGCCCTCGGTCGCAAACTCCCGAGGACGCCGTGGAACACAGCTCCGCAAGCAGTCGACCCCAGGCCGACAACGGTCTCGAGCACGACAGCGAGACCGTCACGATCGAAGTTGGCGCACTCGAGGACGGAACCGGCTTTTACGTCGCGGACGACGGTCCGGGAATTCCCCCTGGGATGGAGACTGCGATCCTCGAGCAGGGGTACTCGACGAAGCACGACGGGACCGGGCTAGGGCTGTCGATCGTTCAAACGATCGTCGACGCTCACGGCTGGACGCTTCGCGTTGGGGAAAGCGAGAGCGGCGGTGCCCGCTTCGAGATCGAGACCTGAAAATTCGAGTCCCGGACGATGTTACCGAGTTCGGAACAGCGCGATAGCGAGGAGTGCAACGAGGGCTGCCACGAGTCCGAATCCGGGGATTCCGTCGCCGGGTCCGTCTTCGGATTCGTCGTCGTCGGATTCGTCGGCACCACTCGAGGCGACGTCGAAGGTCACGTCGTACGTGACGTCGTTTCCAGCCGCGTCGGAGAGGGAGACCGTCGCATCGTACGAGTTGCCCGCCTCGACCTCGAGGGTGTGCGTTGCGGATGTCGACGTAATGCTCGTGCGTTCGTCGCCGGTAACGTCCGTGCCGTCGACCGTGAGATCGACCGTGCTGACGTCGACGCCGGAGAGGGCGTCTTCGTACTCGAAGGCAACCGTCGTCTCGGTGGTGTCAGCGTCCAGCGTCTCTCCTGAGTCGGGGGAGGCCGAGACGAGTTCCGGCGGCTCCTCGTCGACGATCAACGCACCGTACGTCGAGAAGCCTGGGACCTCGGCGGTCACGAACGGATCGCCGTCGATCGCCGTGACGCTCGAGTCAACGGCGTTCCACTCCCCGGCGGGTTCGTCGTAGTGGTGCAGAACCGCGTCCTCGGCGTCGACGCCGTCGGCGAGTTCGTCCTCGTCGATCGCCAGCTCGATCGTCGCGCCTTCGATCGTCCCCTCGTCGAGATGGTAGTCGACGAAGTTGTCGAGTTCGGCGGTCAGGAATCCAGCGCCGTACTCACCACCGTCGAGGTTCGCGTCGACGGTGTTCTCGGAGAGCGCGAGGAACAACTCCTGTTCTTTGATCGCGTCCTCGGCATCGTCGGCGAGGTCGAACTCGATCGTCGTTCCCGTCTCCTCGATCACGATCACGCCGTCCGCGAGCGTGAACGCGGTGTCGACGACCACCGACGCGGTGTCGGTGTTTTCGTTGCCGGCACGGTCAGTTCCGGTGACCGACACGGAGTAGTTACCCGACTCGTCGAACTCGAGAGTTCCGGTGAATTCGGTTGCAGTAGCGCTCTCGGGATCCATCGCCACGTCTACGGACTCCGTCGAGCCGTTGTCCGGGTTCGTAAACTCGGCCGAGACGTCCGGCACGTCCGAGAGCGGTTCGTCGCTCTCGACGACCACGGTCGCATCCGTGTTGGTGACGTCCTCGAGGCTCACCGCCATCGCGGGGGCGTCCCGGTCGACGACGAGTGTTTCTGCGGCATCGCTCGAGCCCGCGTTGTCCAGTTCGTCGACGGCGACGACCGACAGCGCGTACGAGCCGTCGTCGGGGATCGAATCGAACGGAACGTCGGCGATCCACCGGTCGCCGCTCTCGTGGCTCGCCGTCGTCGAGACGGTGTAGGTCGTCTCGAGCGAGTCGACGAGCACAGTCACTTCCGCGAGGTCGAGATCGGCCTCGACGTCGATTTCGACGGTCGCGTCGTCGCTCGCGTACACCGCGTCGGCCGTTTCGGGCGTCTCACCGGTCGAATAGCCATCGACGGCCACGATGGATGGATCGACGACAGGTTCGTCGACCTCCACCCAACCGGCGTTTCGGTCCCCTAACTCGAGGTCGTACGTCCCCGGCTCGTCGGGGACGTAGCTGATGTTGATCGCCCCGAGGTGGTAGAATCCGGGCGAAAGGGTCACGTCCTGGCTGCCGACCACTGCCGTCTCGCCAGTTTCGTTGTGCGTCGCGGTGAGTTCGATCTCCTCGGTGCCTTCCACGTTTCCGGCCTGGTAGATGCTGCCGACGACGTGAGTCTCCTCGCCCTCGACGAGTTCGACGTCCGATGTCGAGGCCGCGATCACCTGGATGTCAGATTCGGCGGCGGCGACCTCGACCGTGCCGGCGTTCTGATCGCCTAACTCGAGGTTGTACGTCCCCGGCTCGTCGGGGACGTAGCTGATGTTGATCGCCCCGAGGTGATAGAATCCCGGCGACAGAGTCGCCTCTTGAGAGCCGATCACGTCGGTTTCGCCGGTTTCGTTGTGCGTCGCGGTGAGTTCGATCTCCTCGGTGCTCTCGACGTTGCCGGCCTGGTAGATGCTGCCGACGACGTGGGTCTCTTCGCCCTCGATCAGTTCAACCTCCGACGTCGAGGCTGCGATTACCTGAATGTCAGATTCGGCGGCGTCGACTTCCACCCAGCCGGCGTTCGTTCCGCCTAACTCGAGGTCGTACGTGCCCGGCTCGTCGGGGACGTAGCTGATGTTGATCGCCCCGAGGTGGTAGTACCCTGGCGACAGAGTGACCTCCTGACTCCCGACCACCGTCGTCTCGT
Above is a window of Natronorubrum tibetense GA33 DNA encoding:
- a CDS encoding ATP-binding protein yields the protein MLNLTPILKRDQPTSRIKIGAKKVGPNTDMVEIRHNDRRAFFYVEPIDDTIVDGIGNKVRMHRNVKTVFGGIDRGKDFLVDPDAAKRDVVECSSAKIHTSELAPDELEPFLRENNYLLHPMEEVVPKGDSLTTFEVASLEPSDYNTLRVTPNTDLEFIDAGELRELRATRNAASRGGPAGRGEEGASDDEAVQVSLEPKKPTVSFEEDVAGLPTVKRTAENLLALFDPDVRDEVVDRYGDEFASRGNSMLLYGPPGCGKTLISEAIAYEAKYNSNIEDSYGEVKFLEIKGSDVLSKYSGESEKRVEAIFEKAHGIAQEGFAVLFFDEVDTLIPDRGDDSLQRHERSLTNAFLQEMNEIEDNLLVIGATNMPFTIDPAATRRFPIQQFIPQPDKEVMAEVWRKHLSSMTGTDDIGYDRLGSASEGYTPAEIADRVLGSELQREFVESVYLSDREPIDPDTDYFLERLEGTEPKTIRQYVASVRTKIDDLEGYPELRRYVEEQADRLGMQLGNGPSSLEQLFGGDSTAAGDDGPASYGPEDSSGNGSEPTSRHAGQEEPVTGRRSDGDSAHGGDPDGQ
- a CDS encoding histidine kinase N-terminal 7TM domain-containing protein, producing the protein MIQGFEPYLWLNVVGVVLFSAIAVVAWRHREQPAGLPLVVFSLASAGWAIVPDLAFVALGISWVYWGTILGYVFIDLLVVAWLYIAVEYSSRELAWLPSMLPVLVAVPLIDQFAQWTNPYHGLFYATLEVVEPGPLFHVHALLATLAIVAGLALVLDEYRRSRGIYRRQALAMAWAMALFVLTTVAYITDLAPGGSSVFSITGPVVGGVFLWALFYADFLEVAPVARQTLVDSMSDGVVALDTQGRIIELNRAAQDILEVESAVVGRPGDTVFDTFPVLRDHVGAGVETTTECTVERIGETRHYDLRISPVYTDPRTLSTRLMGRPEEYVGDVVAIRDVTDGRRKELALERTNRQLDQFTRFVSHDLRSPLGIASSYLEFAQETGDDEDFEAVRDRLERMDTILDDLLGLARLHGKSVEREPCQLTAVARSAWNHVDTTGASLTLADDLTLSADDAYLHNVFENLFRNAVEHGSTSPASQAQQDAVEHSSTSPRSQTPGDAVEHSSTSPRSQTPEDAVEHSSASSRPQADNGLEHDSETVTIEVGALEDGTGFYVADDGPGIPPGMETAILEQGYSTKHDGTGLGLSIVQTIVDAHGWTLRVGESESGGARFEIET
- a CDS encoding HAD family hydrolase; protein product: MSAVLFDMDGVLVDSEDYWVEFEREDLFPDAVPDDDVDLAETSGMNFRDIYEYLEDEYGTAITREEWIERFNEAAEEIYTERVDLLDGTHELLEQLNEENIPTAVVSSSPHDWIGMVLKRFDLEGEFDRVISADDIDAASKPEPDVFEHAADEVGVPAEDCVVVEDSENGIEAAARAGTVVVAYRIDAHGDIDYSPADEVVDSAAGVREAVLERVA